AGGTCGACGCCGACCTGCGCGCGACGCTGCAGGCCGCGCCGTTGCAGGCGGCACCGCCGCCCGACATGCGCCAACCGCTGCGGCTGGGCCTGGTACTGGAGCCGAAGTAGATCCACGCCATGCGTGGATGTGTTGGGTAGATGCCGACCTTGGTCGGCAGGCGCGCCAACCAAGGTTGGCGACTACCGGTGGCCCCCAGCCACGCATGGCGTGGCTCTACTGCGTTGCCACCTGCGGCTCGCGTGCGGCTGCGCTCCATGCGCGCAGGCCGAACACGGCCAGGCCGAGGAAGAATACGTACAGCGCGGCGGTCACGTGCAGCGACTTGAACAGGTACGCACCCACGTACACCACGTCCACCGCGATCCACACCCACCAGCAGGCCACGTGGCGGCGTGCCTGCCACCACTGGCCGACCAGGCTCAGCGCGGTCAGCATGGCGTCCAGCCAGGGCAGTGCGGCATCGGTGAAGGTGTGCATGGCCGCGCCCAGCGCCACGCCACCGCACAGGCCGATGGCCAGGTCGCGCAGCAGCTTGCCGCGTGCCAGTGGCACGATGCGGACGCTGCCTTCGTCGGCGGCGTGCTGCCGCCAGTTGAGCCAGCCATAGACCAGGAAGCCACCGAAGGCGACCTGCAGCAGGGTGTCCGAGTACAGCTTGGCCTCGGCGAAGACCAGCCCGTACAGCGTCACCGACAGCAGGCCCACCGGCCACGCCACCAGCCGGCGCCGGGCCATCAGCCAGACGCCAAGGATGCTGCACAGCGCGGCGGCCCACTCGAGCATCACGTCGCTCACAGCGCGAACGTCACCGACAGGCGAGCCTGTCGCGGTGCGCCGGGGAACAGGTAGTAGTCACCGCCGCTGCTGCCGGTATCGCGCCAGTAGAAGCGGTTGAACAGGTTGTCCACCGACAGGTTCCAGGTCACCGCACGTTCGTGCAGGCGATGCTGGAAGCGCAGGCCGGCATCGAACACCGAGTAGTCAGGTGCGCGCACACCACCATCGGCGCGGGCCACGTTGGCGCCGGCATAACGCCAGCCACCGGTCACATCCAGGCCCTGCACGAATGGCAGCGCGTAGGCCACGTGCACGCTTGCGCGCACCTTCGGCACGTTCACCAGCTGATGGCCCTCATAGGCCGGCGTACCGGTGTCGCGCGCGTGTGCCTGCAGCACGCTGGCGCTGGCTACGATCTGCAGCGCGTCGGTCAGCTGGCCGTTGGCGGTCAGCTCCAGGCCGGTGTGGGTCTGCGTGCCTTCCTCGACGAAGCTGTAGCCGACGTCGCTGCTGTCTGGCTTGGCGTACTGGTACGGCTGCGAGATGCGGAACACGGCCGCGCCCAGTGTCAGCGCCTCGACCGGTACGTACTTCACGCCCACTTCCAGCTGCCGCGACTGCACCGACGGCAGGAAGGTGTCGGCGTTGCTGGTCCAGAACGGCGCTTCCTGGCCCAGCGAGATGCCGCGCACATAGCTGGCATAGGCGTTGAGCTGGTCGGTAGCCTTCCACACCACGGCGGTCTGCGGCAGGAAGCGCGACAGGCGGCTGTGCCGCTGCGGGGTGCCACGCTTGTCGTAGGCACGCTCGTCCAGGCGCACGAAGCGGCCGCCGGCCAGCCACTGCCAGTCATCACCGAAGCTCATCCGGTCCAGCGCGAAGAACGCGGTCTGGCGGCTGTCCAGGCGTCGTGCGGAGGGGCCTGGCATCTTCGGCGACGGCTCGAACACCGGCACCTGGGGGTCGTGGATGTTGCTGGTGCCGACGTACTCGTTGACGCTCGGGCGCTTGTCCACCGTGCGGCGGAAGTAGTCGGCGCCGAGCGTCAGCTGATGGCCGACGCCGCCGGTCTCGAAGCGGCCGCGCAGCTCGGCTCGGGCCTGCTGGTTGCGGCGGGTATCGTCCGGGCTGCGGTAGTCGTAGACATCGTAGTCGCCGTTGGGCGCGAAGTAGTTGCCCGGCACGCTGCCATCGGCGCACTGCACGGCGTAGTAGCAGCCGTAGGCGAAGGCGACGTTGTCATCGATCACCGAGCGGCTATGGCCGACCGAGACACGCGACTGCCAGGCGTCATTGAAATCGTAGGTGTGCAGGGCAGTGATGTTGGTGCTGGCAATGTCGACCGGACGCTGCCAGGGCTGGTAGCCGAGCAGGAATTCGCGATCCACGCCGTGCGGCAGGTCACGCGCGCCCAGCAGCTGGTAGCCGGACACCGAGCGCTGCGAACTGGTCTGGTAGTTGGCGTCCACTTCCAGCTTGCCGCGCTCGCCGATCAGCCAGTCGGCGGCCAGCGAGTAGAAGTTGCGGCGGCCATCGGCGTGCTCGACATAGGAATTGCTGGAGTCCCATGCGGCATTCAGGCGCAGGCCGAAACGCGGGGTGATCCAGTGGCCGACATCGACGGCGACGTAGCGCGAGCCTTCCGAATCGGTGCCGAGCGTGGCGGTGCGCACTTCCGCCGGGCGCTTGCCGATGTAGTTGATGATGCCGCCGGGCGCCATCACACCTGCGGCGAGGCCGGCTTCACCCTTGAGGATCTCCACCGACTGCACGTTCTCCAGCGCCAGGCGTTGCTCGCCGGCGATGGACAGGCCGTTGAAGCGGTAGCCGGTGGCGGCGTCCAGCGCGAAGCCACGGATGGCGATGTTCTGGTAGTAGCCCACCGGCGCATACGCATCACCCAGCGAGGCATCGTTGCTGGC
This portion of the Stenotrophomonas sp. WZN-1 genome encodes:
- the pnuC gene encoding nicotinamide riboside transporter PnuC, encoding MLEWAAALCSILGVWLMARRRLVAWPVGLLSVTLYGLVFAEAKLYSDTLLQVAFGGFLVYGWLNWRQHAADEGSVRIVPLARGKLLRDLAIGLCGGVALGAAMHTFTDAALPWLDAMLTALSLVGQWWQARRHVACWWVWIAVDVVYVGAYLFKSLHVTAALYVFFLGLAVFGLRAWSAAAREPQVATQ
- a CDS encoding TonB-dependent siderophore receptor — translated: MNRCLRPTLLSLALCAALPLHASEAEASPDAAATGAERSPTELAAVRVQAGKPKADTSRVNAFGGGSWKDTPASVNVLERDYLDRRQVRSLSELASNDASLGDAYAPVGYYQNIAIRGFALDAATGYRFNGLSIAGEQRLALENVQSVEILKGEAGLAAGVMAPGGIINYIGKRPAEVRTATLGTDSEGSRYVAVDVGHWITPRFGLRLNAAWDSSNSYVEHADGRRNFYSLAADWLIGERGKLEVDANYQTSSQRSVSGYQLLGARDLPHGVDREFLLGYQPWQRPVDIASTNITALHTYDFNDAWQSRVSVGHSRSVIDDNVAFAYGCYYAVQCADGSVPGNYFAPNGDYDVYDYRSPDDTRRNQQARAELRGRFETGGVGHQLTLGADYFRRTVDKRPSVNEYVGTSNIHDPQVPVFEPSPKMPGPSARRLDSRQTAFFALDRMSFGDDWQWLAGGRFVRLDERAYDKRGTPQRHSRLSRFLPQTAVVWKATDQLNAYASYVRGISLGQEAPFWTSNADTFLPSVQSRQLEVGVKYVPVEALTLGAAVFRISQPYQYAKPDSSDVGYSFVEEGTQTHTGLELTANGQLTDALQIVASASVLQAHARDTGTPAYEGHQLVNVPKVRASVHVAYALPFVQGLDVTGGWRYAGANVARADGGVRAPDYSVFDAGLRFQHRLHERAVTWNLSVDNLFNRFYWRDTGSSGGDYYLFPGAPRQARLSVTFAL